Proteins co-encoded in one Ignavibacteriales bacterium genomic window:
- a CDS encoding trypsin-like peptidase domain-containing protein: MQFSKKFLFINFLILFEILLFINLSSQNRSLSKGNPPSPCSICGGTDDRIPSFNNAIGRIVRGDVVVGTAWATKNNKFVTAGHCFENTNNLVLEFNVPNSTSGGVIQHSGDADRYTIDIGSIAKQDVRDWQGNPIEGKDWAVFSVYANSITGKYPIEQYGSYLKITRKNNPTNIRITGYGTDDGSSNYIQQTSVGSFSSYNVTNNALYYNTDTQGGNSGSPIIDEATGYAVGVHTQGYCPSFPNGGTSLSNSTFYNALGLVDITIDQYTASGSQMTGSTLNLWEGSSFIGYPILSSLFNFNKNSVQIFKASQSLYNSTEKFYNWGSSSQIINHNTFTIDGSTNTIASYFGLVASGDLTINSFLPETNVYRGNVEFKDPWLYDYQDAGYGNNYRNRGTNGIFYSYATPLVLNINTTTSGGIHYNGIFLNQSGPGQNWNPPYYTVHTTQTQSVNFGGSIGTRTCYFQNWSTTNATLQNANTNETPIVFTSSGAVVTANLKGHLISSVTTGLSTTSQRKIVADSYNYLHMVYESMGSVWYSRSTDAGATWSAEQKVNIAGSNAKCPSIACSNDGYDLIYITYQSDVDDLGWATPSILLAQYRLGSFRWRSLVDYISAYTYNANSVVTALNGYVFVIHKPTSSTAFTGKEFAINTSYNVSAVYSRGNVPNTDANSTSPSLTVYGSGGGKYYLAYQQGTTEVKYFGWGINSAYGSQESATISTGSGA, encoded by the coding sequence ATGCAGTTCTCTAAAAAGTTCTTGTTCATCAATTTCTTAATACTTTTTGAAATACTTTTATTCATTAACCTTAGTAGTCAAAATAGAAGCCTTTCAAAAGGAAATCCCCCAAGTCCCTGTAGTATATGCGGCGGTACTGATGATCGGATTCCATCTTTTAATAACGCAATAGGAAGAATTGTACGGGGCGATGTAGTAGTAGGAACAGCCTGGGCAACAAAAAATAATAAGTTTGTTACTGCCGGGCATTGTTTTGAAAATACAAACAATTTAGTCCTTGAATTCAATGTTCCAAACTCAACTTCAGGTGGTGTAATACAGCATTCCGGTGATGCTGATAGATATACTATTGATATTGGCAGCATTGCTAAACAAGATGTACGTGATTGGCAAGGAAATCCTATAGAGGGTAAAGATTGGGCTGTCTTTAGTGTATATGCTAATTCTATAACAGGTAAATATCCAATAGAACAATATGGAAGCTATTTAAAAATAACAAGGAAAAATAATCCTACGAATATCCGGATTACAGGATACGGTACAGACGATGGATCATCAAACTACATTCAACAAACCTCTGTAGGTTCATTTTCTTCATATAATGTAACTAATAACGCATTATATTATAATACTGATACTCAGGGTGGAAATTCCGGAAGCCCTATCATTGATGAGGCAACAGGGTACGCTGTTGGTGTACATACACAAGGTTATTGCCCTAGTTTTCCAAATGGCGGCACTAGCTTATCTAATAGTACCTTTTACAATGCGTTGGGTTTAGTTGATATAACTATTGATCAATATACTGCAAGCGGTTCACAAATGACAGGATCAACTTTAAATCTATGGGAAGGTTCAAGTTTCATTGGCTATCCTATCTTATCATCATTATTCAACTTTAATAAAAATTCAGTGCAGATTTTTAAAGCATCACAGTCATTATATAACTCAACTGAAAAATTTTATAATTGGGGCTCAAGTAGCCAAATCATAAATCATAACACTTTTACTATCGACGGCAGTACCAACACAATTGCATCATATTTTGGATTAGTCGCTTCGGGGGATTTAACAATAAATTCATTTTTACCCGAGACTAATGTGTATAGAGGAAATGTTGAATTCAAAGATCCCTGGCTTTATGATTACCAGGATGCAGGTTATGGAAATAATTACCGTAACAGAGGCACGAATGGAATATTTTATTCCTATGCAACACCATTAGTATTGAATATAAATACTACGACAAGTGGTGGAATTCATTACAATGGGATTTTTCTCAATCAAAGCGGTCCAGGTCAAAATTGGAATCCACCATATTATACCGTTCACACCACCCAAACCCAATCAGTAAATTTCGGTGGTTCCATCGGCACAAGAACCTGCTATTTCCAAAACTGGAGTACAACGAATGCAACATTACAAAATGCCAACACAAATGAAACGCCTATTGTTTTTACTTCTTCAGGTGCTGTTGTTACCGCAAATCTTAAAGGGCATCTAATATCTAGTGTTACAACTGGTTTAAGCACCACAAGCCAACGTAAAATAGTAGCTGATAGTTACAATTATTTACATATGGTCTATGAATCAATGGGCAGCGTTTGGTACAGCCGCAGCACAGATGCAGGCGCAACCTGGAGCGCTGAACAAAAAGTAAACATTGCAGGCAGTAATGCCAAGTGCCCTTCCATTGCCTGCTCCAATGATGGTTACGATCTTATTTATATAACCTATCAGAGTGATGTAGATGATCTCGGTTGGGCTACGCCTTCCATACTGTTGGCTCAGTATAGATTAGGCAGCTTTAGATGGAGAAGTTTAGTGGATTATATTAGCGCCTATACTTACAATGCAAATTCGGTGGTTACAGCGCTTAATGGTTATGTCTTTGTTATTCATAAACCAACCTCATCAACTGCTTTTACAGGTAAAGAATTTGCAATTAACACAAGTTATAATGTCTCTGCTGTTTACAGCCGCGGTAATGTTCCAAACACAGATGCAAACAGTACAAGTCCTTCACTTACAGTTTATGGTTCTGGTGGCGGTAAATATTATTTAGCTTATCAACAGGGAACAACTGAAGTTAAATATTTTGGCTGGGGAATAAATTCAGCATATGGTTCACAGGAGAGTGCTACAATATCAACCGGTAGCGGCGCA
- a CDS encoding DUF4115 domain-containing protein has protein sequence MLKKFADELKDARIKSGITLSQIHTKTRIDIKFLEDIEAGNFEVLPEVYLRAFIRAFATSVDLDEVNTMKRYDAAKSGKLINEKDSLEPNETKEDQMPGNPKKAYTGTDVSHSSTTEDGAARKINVNPKLLFLAGVVLTLVVIIYLFFIKGNSNEIITERPYDEILNETKQRYEAKTGNDASPVSGITSFSVKDSLTLLIKAKDTAWIGVKLDNSGIEQDFILYNSNQKKIKAAKNFLLTIGNSKNVELYLNEKSLGFIGGNKEVKLIKIDSTGLTYITPIKKEIR, from the coding sequence ATGCTAAAAAAATTTGCAGATGAATTAAAGGACGCCCGGATCAAAAGCGGCATTACACTAAGTCAAATTCATACAAAAACCAGGATAGATATAAAATTTCTTGAAGATATAGAAGCTGGTAATTTTGAAGTGCTTCCCGAAGTTTACCTTCGTGCTTTTATTAGAGCTTTTGCAACCAGTGTTGACTTAGACGAGGTTAACACTATGAAAAGATACGATGCAGCTAAATCGGGCAAGCTGATTAACGAAAAAGATTCATTGGAACCTAACGAAACGAAAGAAGATCAAATGCCAGGAAACCCCAAAAAAGCTTATACCGGAACAGATGTTTCTCATAGTTCCACAACAGAAGATGGAGCTGCCAGGAAGATTAATGTTAATCCTAAACTTTTATTTTTAGCTGGTGTTGTACTTACACTTGTAGTTATAATTTATTTGTTTTTTATAAAGGGTAATTCCAATGAAATTATTACTGAGCGACCGTATGATGAAATTCTTAACGAAACAAAACAAAGATATGAAGCTAAAACTGGTAACGATGCTTCTCCTGTTTCCGGTATAACATCTTTTTCAGTAAAAGATAGTCTTACTCTTTTAATTAAGGCTAAAGATACCGCATGGATTGGCGTTAAATTGGACAACAGCGGAATTGAACAGGACTTTATTTTATATAATTCAAATCAAAAAAAAATTAAAGCTGCAAAAAATTTCTTGCTTACAATTGGTAATTCAAAAAATGTTGAGTTATACTTAAATGAAAAATCACTTGGATTCATAGGCGGAAATAAAGAGGTAAAATTGATAAAGATCGACTCAACCGGATTAACTTATATTACTCCTATAAAGAAAGAAATCAGGTAG
- a CDS encoding glucosyl transferase: MKSKIMNILLIFLITSILSCNTTEPNGTKTISLTVEDVSCTEAWLKISGAAGSSLILKRDDKEIKNIILRTADTTVVDDSLQPDKSYAYQALIKTSSVITEGSPKVTATTMDTTSHNFTWQTFTFGSGVATSDLKDVAIIDKNNIWAVGAIYLKDSIGNPDPQAYNAVHWDGVKWELKKIPFYYQGTPFYGPIYSIYSFGENDIWFGIGNMIHFDGKNYNSVIIPGTIFQSIINKIWGNEDYLYIVGNDGNIARYNRKASVGGWQKIETGTDLDISDIWGNNDNIICVAGKDYQSFRKEIFLIDGSTIKRKIKNDELYFLRSLWFKNKYRTMFVGTSIFNIDNILNDTLIKEVHIDRVNYALNSIRGNGANDIFTAGAFGEILHYNGGSWESYIDQTHINGNYYKIAVKGDLVVAVGLDNPNAVVAMGIRNK; this comes from the coding sequence ATGAAAAGCAAAATTATGAACATACTACTTATATTTTTAATTACTTCAATATTAAGCTGTAATACAACAGAACCCAATGGGACAAAAACCATTTCCTTAACTGTTGAAGATGTTTCCTGCACAGAAGCCTGGCTTAAGATAAGCGGAGCAGCAGGCAGCAGCCTTATACTTAAGCGTGATGATAAAGAAATAAAAAACATTATTTTGAGAACTGCTGACACAACAGTAGTTGATGATTCTTTACAACCTGATAAAAGTTATGCTTACCAGGCATTAATAAAAACCAGCAGCGTTATAACAGAAGGCAGCCCAAAGGTAACTGCAACTACAATGGATACCACCAGCCACAACTTTACCTGGCAAACATTTACATTTGGTTCAGGAGTTGCGACAAGTGATTTGAAAGACGTAGCGATAATAGATAAAAATAATATTTGGGCTGTTGGAGCTATTTACTTAAAAGATTCAATTGGCAACCCTGATCCGCAAGCATATAATGCTGTTCATTGGGATGGAGTGAAGTGGGAATTAAAGAAAATACCTTTTTATTATCAGGGGACTCCTTTTTACGGTCCAATTTATTCTATTTATTCATTTGGAGAAAACGATATTTGGTTTGGAATAGGGAACATGATTCACTTTGATGGGAAAAATTATAATTCAGTCATTATTCCTGGTACAATATTTCAATCTATTATTAACAAAATCTGGGGTAATGAAGATTATTTGTATATAGTAGGCAACGATGGGAATATTGCACGATACAATAGAAAAGCTTCTGTTGGAGGCTGGCAAAAAATAGAAACAGGAACAGACTTAGACATTTCAGACATATGGGGTAATAATGATAATATTATTTGCGTTGCCGGTAAAGATTATCAGAGCTTTCGGAAGGAAATATTTTTAATAGATGGCTCAACGATAAAACGAAAAATAAAAAACGATGAATTATATTTCCTGAGGTCCCTTTGGTTTAAGAATAAATATAGAACTATGTTTGTCGGCACTTCAATTTTTAATATCGATAATATTTTAAATGATACTTTAATAAAGGAAGTACATATTGACAGGGTTAATTATGCACTTAATTCAATAAGAGGGAACGGAGCAAATGATATATTTACTGCGGGAGCTTTTGGGGAGATCCTGCATTATAACGGAGGAAGCTGGGAGAGCTATATAGATCAAACACATATAAATGGAAATTATTACAAGATCGCTGTGAAAGGTGATTTAGTAGTTGCAGTAGGCTTAGACAACCCCAACGCAGTAGTTGCAATGGGAATCAGAAATAAATAA